One genomic segment of Suncus etruscus isolate mSunEtr1 chromosome 15, mSunEtr1.pri.cur, whole genome shotgun sequence includes these proteins:
- the NYAP1 gene encoding neuronal tyrosine-phosphorylated phosphoinositide-3-kinase adapter 1 — MNLLYRKTKLEWRQHKEDEAKRSSGKEVSPAGPPGPLRRSLRMGFMTMPASQEHAPHPCRSAMAPRSLSCHSVGSVDATGGGPGGDDSSARRPPTKPRRHPSTKLSMTGSSGAETPPSKKAGTQKQTPEARESGRKVPPQKPRRSPNTQLSVSLDESGPSAPSPRGGHLPLQRLSRGSCLAGDPEVGAQEEEPVYIEMVGDVFRGGGGGRSAGVLAGPPLGSGGPTPPAGADSDSEESEAIYEEMKYPLPEEAGAGPQNLAAAPSSHQPPGLQQAGPRRPASALPSRRDTATPSKAAPCEIPPPFPNLLQHRPPLLAFPQAKSASRIPGDGVSRLPVLCHSKESTGLATPAPQVPVRERETPPPPPPASNLLLLRPSGRARSHSTPLPPQGSGQPRGERSELPNSHSMIYPKAAAPPAPAALLPGAPKDKAVSYTMVYSAVKVTTHSVLPAGPPLGAGDPKTEEIAVLHSMLCTSARPPAPVKSSAHGGVLHHRSCLASPHSLPDPTAGPLAPLWTYPATAAGLKRPPAYESLKAGGVLNKGCGLGTPAPMVKIQLQEPGSDGGTFASISCAHVIASAAGTPEEEEEVGAAAFGAGWALQRKVLYGGRKAKELDKVEDGARAWNGSTEGPGKVEPEDRGPLASGIPVRRQGAEGLLARIHHGTERGGSRTALPVPCQTFPACHRNGDFTGAYRLGRSASTSGVRQAALHTPRPCSQPREPQSQTHPALPLPLPLAPPPARERDGKLLEVIERKRCVCKEIKARHRPERGLCKQESMPILPSWRRGPEPRKSGTPPCRRQHTVLWDTAI; from the exons ATGAACCTCCTGTACCGGAAAACCAAGCTGGAGTGGAGGCAGCATAAGGAGGACGAGGCCAAGAGGAG CTCTGGGAAGGAGGTGTCCCCGGCAGGCCCCCCAGGGCCCCTACGGCGCTCGCTCAGGATGGGCTTCATGACCATGCCCGCCTCCCAGGAGCACGCACCCCACCCGTGCCGCAGTGCCATGGCCCCGAGATCCCTGTCCTGCCACTCGGTGGGCAGCGTGGATGCCACGGGAGGCGGGCCTGGGGGTGATGACAGCAGCGCCCGAAGACCCCCCACCAAGCCCCGGAGACACCCGAGCACCAAGCTTAGCATGACGGGGTCATCAGGGGCCGAGACACCTCCCAGCAAAAAAGCAG GCACACAGAAGCAGACCCCAGAGGCCCGAGAGTCTGGCCGGAAGGTCCCCCCGCAGAAACCCAGGCGAAGCCCCAACACGCAGCTCTCGGTGTCCTTAGATGAGTCGGGACCCTCTGCCCCGTCCCCCCGAGGGGGGCACCTGCCCCTCCAGCGCCTCAGCAGGGGGTCCTGCCTCGCGGGGGACCCCGAGGTGGGTGCCCAAGAAGAGGAGCCGGTGTACATCGAGATGGTGGGGGATGTGTTccgagggggaggaggagggcgaAGTGCTGGGGTCCTGGCCGGGCCCCCTCTGGGGTCTGGGGGGCCGACCCCTCCCGCGGGCGCCGACTCGGACTCGGAGGAGAGCGAGGCCATCTACGAGGAGATGAAGTACCCCCTGCCCGAGGAGGCGGGTGCGGGCCCCCAAAACCTGGCGGCCGCCCCATCCTCTCACCAGCCCCCAGGCCTGCAGCAGGCAGGACCCCGCCGGCCGGCTTCGGCGCTCCCCAGCCGGAGGGACACGGCGACGCCCAGCAAGGCCGCGCCCTGCGAGATCCCGCCACCGTTCCCCAACCTCCTGCAGCACAGGCCCCCGCTGCTGGCCTTCCCCCAAGCCAAGTCCGCTTCCCGCATCCCTGGCGACGGGGTCTCGCGGCTCCCGGTCCTCTGTCACTCCAAGGAGTCGACGGGCCTGGCCACCCCAGCTCCCCAAGTGCCTGTCCGGGAGCGGGAGACGCCTCCCCCTCCGCCTCCCGCCTCCAACTTGCTGCTGCTGCGCCCATCGGGCCGTGCCCGGAGCCACTCGACGCCTCTGCCGCCCCAGGGCTCTGGCCAGCCCCGGGGGGAGCGCAGCGAGCTCCCCAACTCCCACAGCATGATCTACCCCAAGGCGGCAGCACCCCCGGCCCCCGCCGCCTTGCTCCCCGGCGCCCCCAAGGACAAGGCCGTGTCCTACACCATGGTCTACTCAGCCGTCAAGGTGACCACGCACTCCGTGCTGCCGGCCGGACCGCCCCTGGGTGCGGGGGACCCCAAAACCGAGGAGATCGCCGTGCTCCACAGCATGCTGTGCACCAGCGCCCGGCCCCCCGCGCCCGTCAAGTCCAGCGCGCACGGCGGGGTTCTGCACCACCGCAGCTGCCTGGCCTCCCCGCACAGCCTGCCGGACCCCACGGCCGGGCCCCTCGCTCCCCTCTGGACCTACCCGGCCACCGCAGCCGGGCTCAAGAGACCCCCGGCCTACGAGAGCCTCAAGGCAGGGGGGGTGCTGAATAAGGGCTGCGGCCTGGGGACCCCCGCCCCCATGGTCAAGATCCAGCTGCAGGAGCCCGGGTCGGATGGGGGCACCTTCGCCAGCATCTCCTGCGCCCATGTCATCGCCAGCGCTGCGGGCACcccagaagaggaagaggaggtgggaGCCGCGGCCTTTGGGGCTGGCTGGGCCCTGCAGCGGAAGGTCCTGTATGGAGGGCGAAAGGCCAAGGAGCTGGACA AGGTGGAAGATGGTGCCCGGGCCTGGAATGGCAGCACTGAGGGGCCTGGCAAGGTGGAGCCAGAAGACCGGGGCCCCCTGGCATCGGGGATCCCCGTTAGGAGGCAGGGTGCCGAGGGCCTGCTGGCCAGGATCCACCACGGAACGGAGCGAGGCGGGAGCCGCACAGCACTGCCGGTTCCCTGCCAGACCTTCCCCGCCTGCCACCGAAACGGAG ATTTCACCGGAGCCTACCGCCTGGGTCGCTCTGCCTCCACCTCTGGAGTCCGGCAGGCCGCGCTCCACACCCCCCGGCCCTGCAGCCAGCCCAGGGAACCCCAGAGCCAG ACCCACCCGGCACTACCGCTGCCGCTGCCCCTGGCACCCCCGCCGGCCCGCGAGCGCGACGGGAAACTGCTGGAGGTGATCGAACGCAAGCGCTGCGTGTGCAAGGAGATCAAGGCACGCCACCGGCCCGAGCGCGGCCTGTGCAAGCAGGAGAGCATGCCCATCCTCCCCAGCTGGCGGCGCGGGCCCGAACCCCGCAAATCCGGCACTCCGCCCTGCCGCCGGCAGCACACGGTCCTCTGGGACACTGCCATCTGA